The following is a genomic window from Ignavibacteria bacterium.
TGACAGCACGCTCAAACCGATTGATGAATTATGTTTTGCACAACGCTATTCGCCTCGAAGAAAAAACAGCGTTCTTTCGGAATTGAATAAAGAACGCATTCGTAATCTTATCAAAGCGAAAAAGATGACGAAGTTTGGTTTGGAAAGCATCGAACATCATCTTGACGGAAAGGAAAAAGAATCGGTTACAAAAAAGAAATTGAAGAAATTTTCTTTTCCGAACGAAATTATTGATGCATTGAAAAAAGACAAAATAACGTGGAAAAATTTTCAAAACTTTCCCGAATCGTATCAGCGTATTCGCGTTGGTTGGATTGCCGCAACAAAGTAACCAAAAACGTATCAATCGCGCTTGAATTATTTTTTGAAAATGACTGCGAAGAATAAAAAGTTTGGAACAATACAGTAATTGCGATGAATCCACTTTGGACTAACATTATTGCAAGAACCGTTCTTCGCAATAAAACAACACCGATAGAACAGTATTCGCAGTACCGCACAGCAAAAAAATTTCGCGAATTGAAAATCACCACTGTACGGTGGATAAAGGATTTCATCCTTATTCTTTTCGGTATTCTTTCTGCAACATTTGGGCTCGAAGGATTTCTTTTACCAAACGAATTTATTGACGGTGGAGTGACGGGCATTTCTTTATTGATTACAGAACTTACTTCGCTTCCGCTCTATGTTTTACTTCTCACCATAAACATTCCCTTTGTTTTTCTTGGATATCGCGTTGTAGGGTTGCAATTTGCAATTAAAACTGCGTTGGCAATTACAGGACTTGCATTGAGTGTAGCAGTGTTTTCGTTTCCCGAAGTAACTCAAGAAAAATTATTAGTAGCAGTGTTCGGAGGATTTTTTCTCGGAGCAGGAATTGGATTAGCAGTTCGTGGCGGAGCAGTGATTGATGGAACGGAAGTGCTTGCAATTTTTCTCAGCAAAAAATTTGGTTCGACCATCGGTGATGTTATTATTGCGGTGAACGTACTGGTTTTCTCTGCTGCCGCGTATTTTCTTTCGGTGGAAGCCGCATTGTATTCTATGATTACGTATCTTTCTGCATCGAAAACACTTGATTTTATTGTGGAAGGAATTGATGAATATGTCGGCGTTACCATTGTTTCTGTGGATAATGAAGAAATTCGTGAAATGATTGTGAACAACATCGGGCGCGGCGTTACGATTTACAAAGGGCAACGCGGCGTCGGAAAACGAGGAGTGCAAAACGATATTGACATCGTGTACACAGTAGTAACGCGCCTCGAATTGAATAAATTAAATACCGAAATTCAAAAAATTGACCAGAACGCTTTTATCGTTATGAGTAATGTAAAAGACACAAAAGGCGGTATGATAAAAAAACGTTCAGTAGGCAACTAAATTAAAATCCAAAATTTTAAATCTAAAATTTCTAATGTCTATTCGTCCAGTTAAAAAAATAATTCAAGCACGAGCAGCAATTGAAGGCGCAGGAGTTCATCTTCAACGCGCAATTGGTTTTAACGAACCGAATGAGTTTGACCCATTTTTGCTGTTCGATGATTTCCGCAATGAAAATCCAAAAGATTATCTCGCAGGTTTTCCGTGGCATCCTCATCGTGGCATTGAAACGATTACCTACGTTCTCGCGGGCGATGTTACACATCAAGATAGTTTGGGAAACAAAGGAACGCTTGGCGCTGGTGATGTGCAATGGATGACGGCGGGAAGCGGAATTCTTCATCAAGAAATGCCGAAAGGAAATGCGCAAGGACAAATGCACGGATTTCAGTTGTGGGCAAACCTTCCCAAGTCAATGAAGATGACTTCGCCGCGTTACCAAGATGTAAGCGCGAAAGAAATTCCTGTTGTAACTGATGACGATGGAGCAAGCGTGCGTATTATCATCGGCGAATTTTGGGGAAAGAAAGGACCAGTGGAAGGAATTGCCGCTGAACCGCAATACTTGGATGTGTTTGTTCCGGCAGGAAAAAGAAAAACATTGAACGTGGAAACAACACGCAATGCGTTTGCGTACGTGTTTGATGGAAGCGGAAATTTTTCTGATGCATCCGAACAGAAATCTGTGCTCACGGAAAAAACAGAACTCGATGGAAGTGAATCGCTCGCGTGGGCAAAAAA
Proteins encoded in this region:
- a CDS encoding YitT family protein, with the translated sequence MNPLWTNIIARTVLRNKTTPIEQYSQYRTAKKFRELKITTVRWIKDFILILFGILSATFGLEGFLLPNEFIDGGVTGISLLITELTSLPLYVLLLTINIPFVFLGYRVVGLQFAIKTALAITGLALSVAVFSFPEVTQEKLLVAVFGGFFLGAGIGLAVRGGAVIDGTEVLAIFLSKKFGSTIGDVIIAVNVLVFSAAAYFLSVEAALYSMITYLSASKTLDFIVEGIDEYVGVTIVSVDNEEIREMIVNNIGRGVTIYKGQRGVGKRGVQNDIDIVYTVVTRLELNKLNTEIQKIDQNAFIVMSNVKDTKGGMIKKRSVGN
- a CDS encoding pirin family protein — its product is MSIRPVKKIIQARAAIEGAGVHLQRAIGFNEPNEFDPFLLFDDFRNENPKDYLAGFPWHPHRGIETITYVLAGDVTHQDSLGNKGTLGAGDVQWMTAGSGILHQEMPKGNAQGQMHGFQLWANLPKSMKMTSPRYQDVSAKEIPVVTDDDGASVRIIIGEFWGKKGPVEGIAAEPQYLDVFVPAGKRKTLNVETTRNAFAYVFDGSGNFSDASEQKSVLTEKTELDGSESLAWAKNRSLVSFDNGDEVTVRAGENGIRFLLVSGEPLNEPIAWGGPIVMNTQEELRNAFAELRMGNFIKER